Proteins encoded by one window of Dryocola sp. LX212:
- the asd gene encoding aspartate-semialdehyde dehydrogenase: MKNVGFIGWRGMVGSVLMQRMVEERDFDAIRPVFFSTSQLGLAAPSFAGQSTGTLQDAYDLEALKALDIIITCQGGDYTNEVYPKLRESGWQGYWIDAASSLRMKDDAIIILDPVNQHVIQEGLNKGVKTFVGGNCTVSLMLMSLGGLFANDLVDWVSVATYQAASGGGARHMRELLNQMGQLYGEVATELADPASAILNIERKVTDLGRSGNLPVDNFGVPLAGSLIPWIDKQLDNGQSREEWKGQAETNKILNSSTVIPVDGLCVRVGALRCHSQAFTIKLKKDVSIPTIEAMLASHNDWAKVVPNDRDITMRELTPAAVTGTLTTPVGRLRKLNMGPEYLSAFTVGDQLLWGAAEPLRRMLRLLA; encoded by the coding sequence ATGAAAAATGTAGGTTTTATTGGCTGGCGCGGTATGGTCGGCTCTGTACTCATGCAGCGCATGGTAGAAGAGCGTGATTTTGACGCCATTCGTCCCGTTTTCTTCTCTACTTCTCAACTGGGCCTTGCCGCCCCGTCTTTTGCTGGCCAGTCTACCGGCACGCTTCAGGACGCTTACGATCTGGAAGCACTGAAGGCACTGGATATCATCATTACTTGCCAGGGTGGCGATTATACCAATGAAGTCTACCCAAAGCTCCGTGAAAGCGGCTGGCAGGGCTACTGGATTGACGCGGCCTCTTCGCTGCGCATGAAAGACGACGCCATCATCATCCTTGACCCGGTAAACCAGCACGTCATCCAGGAAGGCCTGAACAAAGGCGTGAAAACCTTTGTGGGCGGCAACTGCACCGTGAGCCTGATGCTGATGTCGCTGGGCGGCCTGTTCGCCAACGACCTGGTTGACTGGGTATCCGTGGCGACTTATCAGGCAGCATCCGGCGGCGGGGCGCGTCATATGCGTGAACTGCTAAACCAGATGGGCCAGCTGTATGGCGAAGTGGCGACCGAACTGGCAGACCCGGCATCCGCCATCCTCAATATCGAACGCAAAGTGACGGACCTGGGCCGCAGCGGCAATCTGCCGGTGGATAACTTTGGCGTGCCGCTGGCGGGCAGCCTGATCCCATGGATCGACAAGCAGCTGGATAACGGCCAGAGCCGTGAAGAGTGGAAAGGCCAGGCGGAGACCAACAAGATTCTGAATTCCAGCACCGTGATTCCGGTTGACGGGCTTTGTGTCCGCGTCGGCGCGCTGCGCTGCCACAGCCAGGCCTTCACCATTAAGTTGAAGAAAGACGTGTCGATTCCAACCATCGAAGCGATGCTCGCTTCCCACAACGACTGGGCGAAAGTGGTACCAAACGATCGCGACATCACCATGCGTGAGCTGACCCCTGCGGCGGTGACCGGCACGCTGACCACGCCGGTTGGCCGTCTGCGCAAGCTGAATATGGGGCCGGAGTATCTCTCCGCGTTCACCGTCGGCGACCAACTCTTGTGGGGGGCCGCCGAGCCTTTGCGCAGAATGTTGCGGCTGCTCGCATAA